In Henckelia pumila isolate YLH828 unplaced genomic scaffold, ASM3356847v2 CTG_80:::fragment_1, whole genome shotgun sequence, one genomic interval encodes:
- the LOC140873607 gene encoding glutathione S-transferase T1-like gives MKQVPAIVHGDFKLFERYTPAFLLDHKLKKRAQTRKTNLLSGRAPKLFGPSRISWRADEDHANHAILIYLSSAFPGVADHWYDALLFSLNFLVHFAIAWSIPADVQKRAKVHSVLDWHHSNLRLGSAGYALNSATFGLPSNPKSEAVAKKIAEAEKVLSASLATIESFWLQEDAPFLLGNSQPSIADLALACEVMQIVVVDEEDRGRILGPHKRILKWIEDVKNATEPYFDELHSIVLLVREKLKERRSKLRPNYEEESA, from the exons ATGAAACAAGTTCCAGCGATTGTACATGGCGATTTCAAGCTTTTTGAGAG ATATACACCTGCTTTTCTGTTAGACCATAAGCTCAAGAAGAGAGCCCAGACCCGAAAAACTAACCTTTTGAGTGGGAGAGCTCCCAAGCTTTTTGGCCCCTCTAGAATTTCTTGGAGAGCTGATGAGGATCACGCCAA TCATGCCATACTGATTTACCTGTCTTCTGCATTTCCTGGAGTTGCTGATCACTGGTATGATGCTTTGCTTTTTTCGTTAAATTTCCTTGTGCATTTTGCTATTGCTTGGA GTATCCCAGCTGATGTGCAAAAGAGAGCAAAGGTTCACTCAGTCCTTGATTGGCACCACTCCAATTTGCGCCTTGGTTCAG CTGGATACGCTTTGAATTCCGCTACATTTGGTCTTCCCTCAAATCCAAAATCAGAAGCCGTAGCTAAAAAAATTGCCGAAGCTGAAAAAGTTTTGTCAGCCTCTCTTGCTACAATTGAATCTTTCTGGCTTCAAGAAGATGCACCCTTTTTGCTTGGAAACTCTCAGCCTTCCATCGCAGATCTTGCTTTAGCCTGTGAAGTCATGCAAATTGTG GTTGTGGACGAGGAGGATCGTGGCCGTATTTTAGGACCTCACAAAAGAATCTTAAAATGGATCGAGGACGTGAAGAATGCAACGGAGCCTTACTTTGATGAGCTTCACTCGATTGTGTTACTTGTCAGAGAGAAACTAAAGGAACGAAGGTCCAAGCTGCGACCAAACTATGAGGAAGAAAGTGCTTAA
- the LOC140873610 gene encoding probable copper-transporting ATPase HMA5 yields MAAAKFISFACIRKESGDLSPRPRYPSMPRYPKGVSVSSDEEKSMQGSEAKALFSVVGMTCSACAGSVEKAVKRLPGIKEAAVDVLNNRAQVMFYPAFVNEETIRETIEDVGFEATLIINDEINEKSSQVCRIRIKGMTCTSCSSTVESALQAVPGVQRAEVALATEEAEVHYDSKFLTYSQILEAVENTGFEALLISTGEDRCKIHLQVDGVRSENSMRIIGNSLQALPGVQDTNFDSELNKISVSYQPDFTGPRNFIEIIESTGSGRYKAKIFPEGGGRDAHREEEIKKYRRSFLWSLVFTVPVFLLSMVFMYIPGIKHGLDTKIVNMLSIGEILRWILSTPVQFVIGRRFYIGSYKALRHGSANMDVLIALGTNAAYFYSVYSVLRAATSPSFESTDFFETSSMLISFILLGKYLEVLAKGKTSEAIEKLMDLTPETATLLTLDSEGNVLNEEEIDSRLIQKNDVMKIIPGAKVACDGFVIWGQSHVNESMITGESRPVAKRKGDVVIGGTLNTNGVLHIKATKVGSESALAQIVRLVESAQLAKAPVQKFADRISKFFVPLVIILSFSTWLAWFLSGKLNGYPKSWIPSSMDSFQLALQFGISVMVIACPCALGLATPTAVMVGTGVGASQGVLIKGGQALESTHKVNCIVFDKTGTLTVGKPVVVNTKLLKNMVLQEFYELVAAAEVNSEHPLAKAIVEYAKKFKDEENPSWPEALDFESITGHGVRAVVRNKEVLVGNKSLMVDHQVHISLEAEEILAEAEGLAQTGILVSINKELAGILAISDPLKPGAREVISILKSMKVRSIVVTGDNWGTAKAIAEEVGIDTVIAEAKPEHKAEKVKELQASGNVVAMVGDGINDSPALVAADVGMAIGAGTDIAVEAADVVLMKSNLEDVITAIDLSRKTFLRIRLNYLWALGYNVLGIPIAAGALFPLTGFRLPPWIAGAAMAASSVSVVCSSLLLKNYKRPKVLDTLEIRGITVE; encoded by the exons ATGGCGGCGGCGAAGTTTATCTCGTTTGCATGCATAAGAAAGGAGAGCGGGGATTTGTCTCCGCGGCCGCGCTACCCTTCAATGCCCAGGTATCCCAAAGGGGTCAGCGTATCATCGGACGAAGAAAAATCCATGCAAGGATCAGAAGCCAAGGCCCTTTTCTCCGTCGTAGGAATGACGTGCTCCGCCTGCGCTGGATCGGTGGAGAAGGCCGTCAAACGCCTCCCCGGAATCAAGGAGGCGGCGGTCGATGTCTTGAACAATCGCGCTCAAGTCATGTTTTACCCGGCTTTCGTTAAT GAGGAAACCATCCGTGAGACGATTGAAGATGTGGGATTTGAAGCCACGTTGATTATTAATGATGAAATAAATGAGAAATCTTCTCAAGTATGCCGTATTCGCATAAAAGGAATGACTTGCACTTCTTGTTCCTCAACTGTCGAATCTGCTTTGCAAGCTGTACCCGGTGTACAAAGAGCAGAGGTAGCATTAGCAACCGAGGAGGCTGAAGTCCATTACGATTCAAAGTTCTTGACCTACAGTCAGATCTTGGAAGCTGTAGAAAATACCGGATTTGAGGCCTTGCTCATTAGCACTGGCGAAGATAGGTGCAAAATACATCTGCAAGTTGATGGAGTGCGCTCAGAAAATTCCATGAGAATCATTGGAAATTCTCTTCAAGCACTTCCAGGAGTTCAAGATACGAACTTTGATTCAGAACTCAACAAAATATCTGTTTCCTACCAACCGGATTTTACTGGGCCCAGAAATTTCATCGAAATTATAGAGTCGACTGGATCTGGACGTTACAAGGCAAAAATATTTCCTGAAGGAGGGGGAAGAGATGCTCATCGGGAAGAGGAAATCAAGAAATACCGCAGATCTTTCCTTTGGAGTCTGGTTTTTACGGTTCCTGTTTTTTTGCTGTCCATGGTTTTCATGTATATCCCTGGTATCAAACATGGGCTGGACACTAAGATAGTTAACATGCTTAGCATTGGGGAGATTTTAAGGTGGATTCTGTCAACTCCAGTTCAGTTTGTCATTGGCCGTCGATTCTATATTGGTTCTTACAAAGCTTTACGTCATGGCTCCGCGAACATGGATGTCTTAATAGCACTGGGAACAAATGCCGCCTATTTTTATTCAGTCTACTCAGTGTTAAGAGCTGCTACTTCTCCAAGTTTTGAGTCAACAGATTTTTTTGAGACCAGCTCAATGCTTATTTCCTTTATACTTCTTGGGAAGTATTTGGAAGTTTTGGCCAAGGGCAAGACATCTGAAGCCATAGAGAAGCTCATGGACTTGACTCCCGAAACAGCAACGCTTTTGACCTTAGACAGCGAAGGAAATGTGTTGAATGAGGAAGAAATAGACAGTCGACTAATTCAAAAGAATGATGTCATGAAGATCATCCCAGGAGCAAAAGTAGCTTGTGACGGATTTGTTATCTGGGGTCAAAGTCATGTAAATGAGAGCATGATTACTGGAGAGTCTAGGCCTGTGGCGAAGAGAAAAGGTGACGTGGTTATTGGTGGGACTCTGAATACAAATGGGGTGCTGCACATTAAGGCTACAAAGGTTGGATCCGAGAGTGCTCTAGCTCAAATTGTTCGGCTAGTTGAATCAGCACAACTGGCAAAAGCTCCGGTCCAAAAATTTGCTGATCGTATTTCCAAATTCTTTGTGCCTTTA GTTATAATTCTTTCATTTTCTACATGGCTCGCCTGGTTTTTATCCGGGAAATTAAATGGATACCCTAAATCTTGGATTCCTTCATCCATGGATAGCTTTCAGCTAGCTCTCCAGTTTGGAATTTCTGTAATGGTCATAGCCTGTCCATGTGCACTTGGCCTTGCTACACCAACAGCTGTTATGGTTGGTACCGGCGTTGGTGCCTCTCAAGGTGTCTTAATTAAAGGTGGCCAGGCATTAGAAAGTACTCACAAG GTGAACTGTATAGTTTTTGACAAAACTGGAACTCTGACTGTTGGAAAGCCGGTGGTTGTCAACACAAAGCTTTTGAAAAATATGGTTCTTCAAGAATTTTATGAGTTGGTTGCTGCTGCAGAG GTAAACAGTGAACACCCATTAGCCAAAGCAATTGTTGAGTATGCCAAAAAATTCAAAGATGAAGAGAATCCTAGTTGGCCTGAAGCACTGGACTTTGAGTCCATTACTGGACATGGTGTGAGGGCTGTTGTTAGAAACAAAGAAGTTCTTGTGGGAAATAAGAGCTTAATGGTGGATCATCAGGTTCATATTTCACTTGAAGCCGAAGAAATATTAGCAGAAGCTGAAGGGTTGGCTCAAACTGGGATTCTTGTGTCTATCAATAAGGAGCTAGCTGGAATTCTTGCCATATCTGATCCATTGAAGCCTGGGGCTCGCGAAGTCATTTCCATTCTCAAGTCTATGAAAGTCAGGAGTATAGTAGTGACAGGTGACAACTGGGGAACTGCAAAAGCAATTGCTGAAGAAGTTGGCATAGATACTGTCATTGCAGAAGCCAAACCTGAGCATAAAGCAGAGAAAGTGAAGGAACTACAG GCTTCAGGAAATGTCGTGGCAATGGTCGGAGATGGAATCAACGACTCACCAGCTCTCGTGGCTGCAGATGTAGGGATGGCAATTGGTGCAGGCACCGACATTGCAGTCGAGGCTGCTGACGTTGTTCTCATGAAGAGCAATTTGGAGGATGTTATAACGGCAATAGACCTTTCGAGAAAAACGTTTTTAAGAATACGTCTCAACTATCTTTGGGCTTTAGGATACAACGTGCTCGGCATCCCAATTGCTGCAGGTGCACTTTTCCCTTTAACAGGATTCCGGTTGCCACCGTGGATTGCTGGAGCCGCAATGGCAGCTTCTTCGGTTAGCGTTGTTTGTAGCTCTCTTTTACTAAAGAATTACAAGAGACCTAAGGTGTTGGATACTCTTGAAATAAGAGGGATCACTGTTGAGTAG
- the LOC140873727 gene encoding probable phospholipid hydroperoxide glutathione peroxidase → MAAQSIHDFTVKDFKGRDVNLSIYKGKVLLIVNVASNCGLASSNYAELATLYERYKDQGLEILAFPCNQFGSQEPGTDEQIQELACTHFRAQYAIFRKIDVNGANAAPIYKYMKSMKGGLFWSSIKWNFTKFLIDKNGQVFNRYPPITSPLKLEKDIKKLLED, encoded by the exons ATGGCCGCCCAGTCGATCCATGACTTCACTGTCAAG GATTTCAAGGGCAGAGATGTTAATCTGAGTATTTACAAAGGAAAGGTCCTGCTCATTGTCAATGTTGCATCCAATTG TGGCCTAGCCAGTTCAAACTATGCCGAATTGGCAACGTTGTACGAGAGATACAAGGACCAAG GACTGGAGATACTTGCATTTCCCTGCAATCAGTTCGGTTCACAGGAGCCTGGCACCGATGAACAGATTCAGGAGCTTGCTTGCACTCATTTTAGAGCCCAATATGCCATTTTTCGCAAG ATTGATGTAAATGGTGCCAATGCTGCTCCAATATACAAGTACATGAAATCAATGAAAGGTGGCCTTTTCTGGAGCAGCATCAAATGGAACTTTACCAAATTCCTTATCGACAAAAATGGTCAAGTATTCAATCGCTATCCTCCTATCACTTCCCCACTCAAGCTAGAG AAGGACATAAAAAAGCTCCTTGAGGATTAA
- the LOC140873725 gene encoding glutathione S-transferase T1-like, which produces MALKIYVDRMSQPSRAILLLCKVNGIEFEEVKIQIAKSEHKSAEFAEINPMKQVPAIVHGDFRLFESHAILIYLASAFPEVADHWYPADVQKRAKVHSVLDWHHSNLRRGSAGYALNSTIILAFGHPTNPKLAAEAEKILSASLATIESFWLQEDAPFLLGNSQPSIADLALACEIMQIEVVDEEDRDRILGPHKRILKWIEDLKNATQPYFDELHSIMAPAREKLKELKVQAAKSTNH; this is translated from the exons ATGGCTTTAAAGATTTATGTAGATCGAATGTCGCAACCTTCCCGTGCAATTCTTCTGCTCTGCAA GGTCAACGGGattgaatttgaggaggttAAGATTCAGATCGCGAAATCGGAGCATAAATCCGCTGAATTTGCAG AAATAAACCCCATGAAACAAGTTCCAGCGATTGTACATGGTGATTTCAGGCTTTTTGAGAG TCATGCAATACTAATCTACCTGGCTTCTGCATTTCCTGAAGTTGCTGATCACTG GTATCCAGCCGATGTGCAAAAGAGAGCAAAGGTTCACTCAGTCCTTGATTGGCACCACTCCAATTTGCGACGTGGTTCAG CTGGATACGCTTTAAATTCCACTATTATACTGGCATTTGGTCATCCCACAAATCCGAAATTAGCAGCCGAAGCTGAAAAAATTTTGTCAGCCTCTCTTGCAACAATTGAATCTTTTTGGCTTCAAGAAGATGCACCCTTTTTGCTTGGAAACTCTCAGCCTTCCATCGCAGATCTTGCTTTAGCCTGCGAAATCATGCAAATTGAG GTTGTGGATGAGGAGGATCGGGACCGTATTTTAGGACCACACAAAAGAATCTTAAAATGGATCGAGGATTTAAAGAATGCGACACAACCTTACTTTGATGAGCTTCACTCGATCATGGCACCTGCCAGAGAGAAACTAAAGGAACTGAAGGTCCAAGCTGCAAAAAGTACTAATCATTGA
- the LOC140873620 gene encoding MND1-interacting protein 1 → MGRTMKEKHIRANRRAGSAKPESDHINPMSHGDLEKSANTSEAKPSYYQTALNVLAQGPTPNPILSPNASSGSGFDDHGWGYCTEEQLEDVLLKNLEVLYNEAVNKLVGLGYDEEIALKAILKNGHCYGGMDVLTNILSNSLAYLSNDGCNEGNDEEAEAVTFLNLRQMQEYSLTGMVCLLQQVRPHLSKGDAMWCLLMSDLHVGRASMMEIPEASPLSAGNGCESGLISGTGDSEGGVGTGGTVGVPPAMCKFHSGWGFDNCGKSEIPTNAFLPCASDMTLQREIECPKRFNLTPSMKNLLKRNVAMFAAGFRANSKHFQSQSQACPSSLSSGDLPNEPGKLEVLAGHSEESQNEKNQDVINSVMNKFRDLNLDENTEQLPLDQKDEMILSLIHQIKDLEKQVQERKEWAQQKAVQAARKLSHDLTELKTLRMEKEEVQRLKKGKQTPEDSTMKRVSETENALRKASGQVDRANAAVRKLEAENAEIRAEMQAAKLSASESVSTCLEVAKREKKFLKKLLAWEKQKTKMQEDIAGEKQKIYELQQELARVEAASMDTEAKWRQEQKEKEQVLAKLEEERRLKEASEANNKRKLESIRVKIEIDFQRHKDDLRRLEQEYARLKESAQSQEVEDQANNTALKNSDETNIQGRNITTLLRELDLLEEDSPEKEGGHDRDCMICMEDEVSIVFLPCAHQIICTNCNETYGKKGRATCMYCRAPIEQRIRVFGASS, encoded by the exons ATGGGCCGTACGATGAAGGAGAAACATATTCGTGCTAATCGGAGGGCGGGATCAGCCAAGCCCGAATCCGATCATATTAATCCCATGTCACACGGTGATTTGGAGAAATCAGCAAATACATCTGAGGCTAAACCCAGCTATTACCAAACTGCCCTCAATGTTTTGGCCCAAGGCCCGACCCCGAACCCGATTCTGAGCCCAAATGCGAGTTCGGGTTCAGGATTTGATGATCATGGGTGGGGGtactgcactgaggagcagtTAGAGGATGTCTTGCTCAAGAATTTGGAGGTCTTGTACAATGAGGCTGTTAATAAACTCGTGGGCTTGGGTTATGACGAGGAAATTGCTTTAAAGGCTATTTTGAAAAATGGGCATTGTTATGGTGGGATGGATGTTTTGACTAATATTTTGTCTAATTCTTTGGCGTATTTGAGTAATGATGGATGTAATGAGGGGAACGATGAGGAGGCCGAGGCCGTAACTTTTTTGAACTTGAGACAGATGCAAGAGTATTCACTTACGGGAATGGTGTGTTTGTTGCAACAAGTTAGGCCTCATCTGAGTAAAGGTGACGCAATGTGGTGTTTATTGATGAGTGATCTCCATGTCGGCCGTGCCAGCATGATGGAAATTCCGGAAGCCTCCCCATTGTCTGCTGGGAATGGATGCGAGAGTGGATTGATTAGTGGTACTGGGGATTCTGAGGGTGGTGTTGGTACTGGAGGAACAGTTGGGGTTCCCCCAGCGATGTGTAAGTTTCATAGCGGCTGGGGCTTCGATAATTGTGGCAAGTCTGAAATACCAACGAATGCATTTCTTCCATGTGCATCAGATATGACCTTACAGAGAGAGATTGAGTGTCCTAAGAGGTTTAATCTCACCCCTTCAATGAAGAATTTGTTGAAGAGAAACGTTGCCATGTTTGCTGCAGGATTTAGGGCAAACTCGAAGCATTTTCAAAGTCAGTCACAGGCTTGTCCTAGCTCTTTGTCTTCTGGGGACTTGCCGAACGAACCTGGCAAACTTGAGGTTCTTGCTGGGCACAGCGAGGAATCCCAAAATGAAAAGAATCAAGATGTGATAAACTCCGTGATGAATAAGTTTCGGGACTTAAATCTCGATGAGAATACAGAACAACTACCATTGGATCAGAAAGATGAAATGATCCTGAGTTTGATTCATCAGATAAAGGACTTGGAGAAACAAGTGCAGGAACGTAAAGAATGGGCGCAGCAGAAGGCAGTGCAAGCTGCAAGAAAGCTCAGTCATGATTTAACCGAACTTAAGACATTAAGAATGGAGAAAGAGGAGGTCCAGCGACTGAAAAAGGGGAAACAAACCCCTGAAGATTCCACCATGAAGAGGGTGTCTGAGACAGAGAATGCTTTAAGAAAGGCAAGCGGCCAAGTGGACCGCGCAAATGCTGCTGTTAGAAAACTTGAGGCTGAGAATGCAGAAATTAGAGCAGAAATGCAGGCAGCTAAACTAAGTGCATCTGAATCAGTTTCCACCTGTTTGGAAGTTGCCAAAAGAGAGAAAAAGTTTCTGAAGAAGCTTTTGGCCTGGGAGAAGCAGAAGACCAAAATGCAGGAGGATATCGCAGGAGAGAAACAAAAGATATATGAGTTGCAGCAGGAGTTGGCTCGGGTCGAGGCAGCCTCAATGGATACCGAG GCAAAGTGGAGGCAAGAGCAAAAGGAAAAAGAGCAAGTTCTCGCTAAGCTAGAAGAAGAAAGGCGCCTTAAAGAGGCTTCTGAGGCTAATAACAAAAGGAAGCTTGAATCTATACGCGTTAAGATAGAGATCGACTTTCAACGTCACAAGGATGACCTTCGAAGGCTGGAGCAAGAATATGCTCGCCTCAAAGAATCTGCACAATCCCAAGAGGTTGAAGATCAAGCTAACAATACAGCACTCAAAAACTCTGATGAAACAAACATACAAGGAAGAAACATTACAACCTTGCTGCGCGAGCTTGATCTTTTAGAAGAAGATTCTCCAGAAAAAGAGGGTGGCCATGATAGGGATTGTATGATATGCATGGAAGACGAAGTTTCCATCGTTTTCCTGCCTTGCGCTCATCAAATTATTTGCACCAACTGCAACGAGACTTATGGGAAGAAAGGAAGAGCCACATGCATGTATTGTCGTGCTCCTATTGAACAGAGGATTCGAGTTTTTGGGGCGAGCTCTTAG